One window from the genome of Deinococcus sp. NW-56 encodes:
- the trmD gene encoding tRNA (guanosine(37)-N1)-methyltransferase TrmD, with protein sequence MLTFSFLTLFPELLAPFASEAILGKAAVRGLIGVNLVDMRDFADNKHAKVDDTPYGGGAGMVIRVDVAERALASLPPADEVILFTPAGERFTQRTAEELSTKTHLAFLCGRYEGFDARVETLVTRELSIGDFVMMGGEAAAACVLEAVARLRPGVLGDEASHRDDSFSSGLLDYPEYTRPPEWRGQAVPDVLKGGNHGAIARWRREQALARTLARRPDLLPGAGLTPQDSAALLALGATPEDLAAWGAPPPPAPRRKRSRSPKDESGL encoded by the coding sequence GTGCTGACCTTCTCCTTCCTGACCCTCTTTCCCGAGCTGCTCGCCCCCTTCGCGTCCGAGGCGATTCTGGGCAAGGCGGCGGTGCGGGGGCTGATCGGCGTGAACCTCGTCGACATGCGTGACTTTGCGGACAACAAGCACGCCAAGGTGGACGACACGCCGTATGGCGGCGGCGCGGGCATGGTCATCCGGGTGGATGTGGCCGAGCGTGCCCTGGCGAGCCTGCCGCCCGCCGACGAGGTGATCCTGTTCACGCCCGCCGGGGAGCGCTTTACCCAGCGCACGGCGGAGGAGCTGTCCACGAAGACGCACCTCGCCTTCCTATGCGGGCGCTACGAGGGCTTCGACGCTCGGGTGGAGACGCTGGTGACGCGCGAACTCAGCATCGGGGACTTCGTGATGATGGGGGGCGAGGCGGCGGCGGCCTGCGTGCTGGAGGCGGTCGCCCGGCTGCGTCCCGGCGTGTTGGGCGACGAGGCCTCGCACCGGGACGATTCCTTTTCCAGCGGGCTGCTGGACTACCCGGAGTACACCCGCCCGCCCGAGTGGCGCGGTCAGGCGGTGCCCGACGTGCTGAAGGGGGGCAATCACGGCGCCATCGCCCGCTGGCGGCGCGAGCAGGCGCTGGCCCGCACCCTGGCGCGGCGGCCCGACCTGCTGCCGGGTGCGGGCCTCACGCCCCAGGACAGCGCGGCGCTGCTGGCGCTGGGGGCGACCCCGGAAGACCTCGCCGCGTGGGGGGCTCCGCCGCCGCCCGCGCCCCGGCGGAAGCGGTCGCGCTCGCCGAAAGATGAGTCTGGTCTGTAG
- a CDS encoding WD40 repeat domain-containing protein, with protein MKLNPSARPGGAPLTARRARPLLALLALAPAHAQTAASERRVPPDPLVVVGVAPAALPVTPGATSGLVAVRGRYSAHVRLLDAATGEGRRSVMLPPEALLDVPPALSHDGRWIAVALTPDPLTRAGRVGVLSTYPAASAAPTFQKLLVAGGLTGTTQLAFSPDGTRLAAGNRNGYAQLWDWAAVRRVTTVTSQSGGEPTALPFSPDSRLFAPLFRGQTKTRLFESGTGALRTTLNGVGYGTFTPDSMGMLASRGRLIRLADGKELPAPAYLAGTSGVVGFSADGSRVLVRRAGVDVQGREWLELREVATGRTLGAITRVWDGWPEALSPDGTTLIGGDGEGGVRLLPLAPPR; from the coding sequence GTGAAGCTCAACCCATCCGCCCGGCCCGGCGGCGCTCCCCTCACGGCGCGGCGGGCGCGGCCCCTGCTGGCCCTTCTCGCGCTGGCGCCCGCCCATGCCCAGACGGCGGCGAGCGAGCGCCGGGTGCCGCCCGATCCCCTCGTGGTGGTGGGGGTCGCCCCCGCCGCGCTGCCCGTGACGCCGGGAGCGACTTCTGGCCTCGTCGCGGTGCGGGGCCGCTACAGCGCCCATGTCCGGCTGCTGGACGCCGCGACCGGCGAGGGCCGCCGCTCGGTGATGCTGCCGCCCGAGGCCCTGCTGGACGTGCCCCCGGCCCTCAGCCACGACGGGCGCTGGATCGCCGTGGCGCTGACGCCCGATCCCCTCACCCGCGCCGGGCGGGTCGGGGTGCTCAGCACCTACCCGGCGGCGTCTGCGGCCCCCACCTTTCAGAAGCTGCTCGTCGCGGGCGGCCTGACGGGGACAACCCAACTCGCCTTCAGCCCCGACGGAACCCGGCTGGCGGCGGGCAACCGCAACGGCTACGCGCAACTGTGGGACTGGGCGGCGGTCCGGCGCGTGACCACCGTGACGAGCCAGAGCGGGGGCGAGCCGACCGCGCTGCCCTTCAGTCCCGACAGCCGCCTCTTCGCGCCCCTCTTCCGGGGGCAGACGAAAACGCGCCTCTTCGAGAGCGGCACGGGGGCACTCCGCACCACCCTGAACGGGGTGGGCTACGGCACCTTCACCCCCGACAGCATGGGGATGCTGGCCTCGCGCGGGCGCCTGATTCGCCTCGCGGACGGCAAGGAGCTGCCCGCGCCCGCCTACCTCGCGGGGACCAGCGGCGTGGTCGGCTTCAGCGCGGACGGCAGCCGGGTCCTGGTGCGCCGCGCGGGGGTGGACGTGCAGGGCCGCGAGTGGCTGGAGCTGCGCGAGGTCGCCACGGGGCGCACCCTGGGGGCGATCACCCGCGTCTGGGACGGCTGGCCCGAGGCCCTCAGTCCCGACGGCACCACCCTGATCGGCGGCGACGGGGAAGGCGGGGTGCGGCTGCTGCCGCTGGCGCCGCCGAGGTAG
- a CDS encoding peptidoglycan DD-metalloendopeptidase family protein produces MTRRRVPVRPAWPLLCAAALLLGTAGAAHTVVKGDTLYSIARKYGTTVAELQRLNALTGTTIEIGQTLRLPGEPPLPPQAPATPPTTTPPAATPPAPAAPPLTRVTRLEGVSVMAPASVRMGDAFVLRLSGARAGEVTVRFPSEVGENVRLPAERLTPVGAAGEYVVPGRVVLGKTTPVTYEVALDGKALRGSVPVTGLNQTVQYLNLPRAISRKLEDPGRKAEDAAVEQAYARRTPQVWTRPFAPAVAVKAQSSAFGQPRTYVAGGPVQYHYGTDYPAPVGTPVLAVNDGTVVIAGMYPVRGGLVVIDHGAGLTSLYFHQSRVTAKVGQKVTRGQKIGEVGSTGLSAGPHLHLEMRVRGEGTNPAGWMNRLWPR; encoded by the coding sequence ATGACCCGCCGCCGCGTTCCAGTTCGTCCGGCCTGGCCGCTCCTCTGTGCCGCCGCGCTCCTGCTGGGAACGGCGGGAGCGGCGCACACCGTCGTGAAAGGCGACACGCTGTATTCCATCGCCCGCAAGTACGGCACGACCGTCGCGGAGTTGCAGCGCCTGAACGCGCTGACGGGCACCACCATCGAGATCGGGCAGACCCTGCGCCTGCCCGGCGAGCCGCCGCTGCCCCCCCAGGCCCCGGCGACTCCACCGACCACGACGCCCCCTGCCGCCACGCCCCCGGCCCCGGCCGCGCCGCCCCTGACCCGCGTGACCCGGCTGGAGGGCGTCTCGGTGATGGCCCCGGCGAGCGTGCGGATGGGCGACGCCTTCGTGCTGCGGCTCAGCGGGGCGCGGGCAGGCGAGGTCACGGTGCGCTTTCCCAGCGAGGTGGGCGAGAACGTGCGGCTGCCCGCCGAGCGCCTGACCCCGGTCGGGGCGGCGGGCGAGTACGTGGTGCCGGGGCGGGTGGTGCTGGGCAAGACCACCCCGGTGACCTACGAGGTCGCGCTGGACGGCAAGGCCCTGCGCGGCAGCGTCCCGGTGACAGGTCTGAACCAGACCGTGCAGTACCTCAATCTGCCCCGCGCCATCAGCCGCAAGCTCGAGGACCCCGGCCGCAAGGCGGAGGACGCCGCCGTCGAGCAGGCCTACGCCCGCCGCACCCCGCAGGTGTGGACCCGGCCCTTTGCCCCCGCCGTGGCCGTGAAGGCCCAGAGCAGCGCCTTCGGGCAGCCGCGCACCTACGTGGCGGGCGGCCCGGTGCAGTACCACTACGGCACCGACTACCCCGCACCCGTGGGCACGCCCGTCCTGGCGGTCAACGACGGCACGGTCGTGATCGCCGGGATGTACCCGGTGCGCGGCGGCCTCGTCGTGATCGACCACGGGGCGGGCCTGACCAGCCTGTACTTCCACCAGAGCCGGGTCACCGCCAAGGTCGGCCAGAAGGTCACGCGCGGCCAGAAGATCGGGGAGGTCGGCTCCACGGGCCTGAGCGCCGGGCCGCACCTGCACCTGGAGATGCGGGTGCGCGGCGAGGGCACCAACCCGGCGGGGTGGATGAACCGGCTGTGGCCCCGCTAG
- a CDS encoding KH domain-containing protein — MKTDPVDLTLFLAQSVVDQPSLVRASRRGPTVIVRVGPGEEGRFIGRQGRVIQAIRTLVRAATDPADRINVDLDAPRKG; from the coding sequence ATGAAGACCGATCCCGTGGACCTGACCCTCTTTCTGGCGCAGAGCGTGGTGGACCAGCCCTCGCTGGTGCGGGCCTCGCGGCGCGGGCCGACCGTGATCGTGCGGGTCGGCCCCGGCGAGGAAGGCCGCTTCATCGGGCGGCAGGGCCGGGTCATCCAGGCGATCCGCACCCTGGTCCGGGCCGCGACCGATCCCGCCGACCGCATCAACGTGGACCTCGACGCGCCGCGGAAGGGTTGA
- a CDS encoding PaaI family thioesterase, translating into MLPTLDHLNAFGEGHLPGLMGIRFTHAERGLLRSELTVRPELLAPNGFLHAASVIALADTTCGYGTRMLLPEGASNFTTIELKSNHLSTAREGVVTCEARAVHAGRTTQVWDAEVRGPEGRVMALFRCTQAVLYPKG; encoded by the coding sequence ATGCTGCCCACGCTCGACCACCTCAACGCCTTTGGTGAGGGCCACCTGCCCGGCCTGATGGGCATTCGCTTCACGCACGCCGAACGCGGGCTGCTGCGCTCCGAGCTGACGGTACGGCCCGAACTGCTGGCGCCCAACGGCTTCCTGCACGCGGCATCGGTGATTGCGCTGGCCGACACGACCTGCGGCTACGGCACCCGGATGCTGCTGCCGGAGGGGGCCAGCAACTTCACCACCATCGAACTCAAGAGCAATCATCTCTCGACCGCCCGCGAGGGCGTTGTGACCTGCGAGGCCCGCGCCGTCCACGCCGGGCGCACCACCCAGGTCTGGGACGCCGAGGTGAGGGGGCCAGAGGGCCGGGTCATGGCACTGTTCCGCTGCACCCAGGCGGTGCTGTACCCCAAGGGGTGA
- a CDS encoding amidase yields MTVPPDTSPSPDPQRAWAYRPASPLRGAPDGPLAGLTFSVKDLFGVPGWPLTASTRAPVPEVGESVLVRRLLDLGASAVGKTHLHEVALGITGMNGYGGTEHPFLPGHAPGGSSSGAAVTVALGQVDVALGTDTGGSIRVPAAWCGVVGYKPTKGHPAWSTDGVLPLSPTCDHAGPLARDVATVVRVHEALTGESVPRQDWAGVRVGLWLPEGWVTDGVRAAVQTFAATLEARGAVLSTVRLPEMLDAYTPIVLSEAAQVHREALRRAEPGFLPFTLASLRQGEALGTEEVAAAQARREVYRAEVDALFESCDVLLAPAVPTPPPPLGTDEVDLPGGRVPLRRAVLRLTVPFSLLGLPSVALPTGMPWVGVQLVGPRGEDARVLGLARSLTAEG; encoded by the coding sequence GTGACCGTGCCCCCCGACACCTCCCCCAGCCCTGACCCCCAGCGGGCCTGGGCTTACCGCCCGGCCTCTCCCCTGCGCGGTGCTCCGGACGGGCCGCTCGCGGGGCTGACTTTCAGCGTGAAGGACCTGTTCGGCGTCCCCGGCTGGCCGCTGACAGCGAGTACGCGGGCACCCGTGCCGGAGGTCGGGGAAAGCGTGCTGGTGCGGCGGTTGCTGGACCTGGGGGCGTCGGCAGTCGGCAAGACGCATCTGCACGAGGTCGCCCTGGGCATCACGGGGATGAACGGGTACGGGGGCACCGAGCACCCATTTCTGCCGGGCCATGCCCCCGGCGGAAGCAGCAGCGGGGCGGCGGTCACGGTGGCGCTGGGGCAGGTGGATGTTGCGCTGGGGACGGACACGGGCGGCTCGATCCGGGTTCCGGCGGCGTGGTGCGGGGTGGTGGGGTACAAGCCGACCAAGGGGCATCCGGCCTGGAGCACCGACGGCGTGCTGCCCCTCTCGCCCACCTGCGACCACGCGGGGCCGCTCGCCCGCGACGTGGCGACCGTGGTGCGCGTTCACGAGGCGCTGACGGGTGAGAGCGTCCCGAGGCAGGACTGGGCCGGGGTGCGGGTGGGCCTGTGGCTCCCGGAGGGGTGGGTGACAGACGGGGTGCGGGCGGCGGTGCAGACCTTCGCGGCCACGCTGGAGGCACGTGGCGCGGTTCTCTCAACGGTGAGGCTGCCCGAGATGCTCGACGCCTACACGCCCATCGTGCTGAGCGAGGCGGCGCAAGTGCACCGGGAGGCGCTGCGGCGGGCCGAGCCGGGCTTCCTGCCCTTCACCCTGGCCTCGCTGCGGCAGGGGGAGGCGCTGGGCACGGAGGAGGTGGCGGCCGCCCAAGCCCGCCGGGAGGTGTACCGGGCCGAGGTGGACGCCCTGTTCGAGAGCTGCGACGTGCTGCTCGCGCCCGCCGTTCCTACACCCCCGCCGCCGCTGGGCACGGACGAAGTAGACCTGCCGGGGGGCCGCGTCCCCCTGCGCCGCGCCGTGCTGCGCCTGACCGTGCCCTTCAGCCTGCTGGGGCTGCCCAGCGTGGCCCTGCCGACAGGAATGCCCTGGGTGGGGGTGCAGCTCGTGGGACCACGCGGAGAAGACGCGCGGGTGCTGGGGCTGGCCCGGTCACTGACGGCTGAGGGCTGA
- a CDS encoding DUF1844 domain-containing protein, with the protein MPNPEFVGLVSTLQATAEAALGDLNAATASAARDGLLTEDRARQTAERSLRLLTMLAEKTRGNLDFTEAELLTDAIGSLRARLGN; encoded by the coding sequence ATGCCCAACCCCGAATTCGTCGGACTCGTGAGCACCCTTCAGGCCACCGCCGAAGCGGCGCTCGGCGACCTCAACGCCGCGACCGCCAGCGCCGCCCGCGACGGCCTCTTGACCGAGGACCGTGCCCGCCAGACCGCCGAGCGCTCCCTCCGGCTGCTCACCATGCTGGCCGAGAAGACGCGCGGCAACCTCGACTTCACGGAGGCCGAGCTGCTCACGGACGCGATCGGCAGCCTGCGGGCACGGCTGGGCAACTAG
- the dtd gene encoding D-aminoacyl-tRNA deacylase has protein sequence MRAVLQRVTRATCTVDGRVTGETGPGLLVLLGVAPEDTPETAQALAAKIARMRLFADEAGKMNRSVLDIGGGVLSVSQFTLFADTRRGNRPGFSGAAPPEQARALYAEFGAALRACGLPVGEGVFGAHMTLDLTNDGPVTLVLDTAQP, from the coding sequence GTGCGGGCCGTCTTGCAGCGCGTGACCCGCGCGACCTGCACGGTCGACGGCCGGGTCACGGGTGAAACGGGTCCCGGCCTCCTCGTGCTGCTGGGCGTCGCGCCGGAGGACACCCCGGAAACCGCACAGGCCCTCGCCGCCAAGATCGCCCGGATGCGCCTGTTCGCAGATGAAGCTGGGAAGATGAACCGCAGCGTGCTGGACATCGGCGGCGGGGTCCTCAGCGTCAGCCAGTTCACCCTCTTTGCCGATACGCGGCGGGGCAACCGGCCGGGGTTCTCGGGGGCCGCGCCGCCCGAGCAGGCCCGTGCGCTGTACGCCGAGTTTGGCGCGGCGCTGCGGGCCTGCGGGTTGCCGGTGGGGGAGGGGGTCTTCGGGGCACACATGACCCTCGACCTGACCAACGACGGCCCGGTGACGCTGGTGCTGGACACGGCTCAGCCTTGA
- a CDS encoding LysM peptidoglycan-binding domain-containing C40 family peptidase: MKALRTLLIAAALGSAPALAATYTVKAGDTLSKIASVYRMEPAQIMRLNGLRSTTIEIGQKLNLGNVAVPATTARTAAPAAPRGGAFVRATASRFLGIRYALGGTGGRGIDCSGYTSLVFRQLGITLPRTAAAQWRTGYAVSSRNLMPGDLVFFNTTGRVASHVGIYIGDGLMANANSYQGRTVIEPLFGNPYWAQRYVGARRVLS, from the coding sequence ATGAAAGCGCTCCGAACCCTCCTGATTGCCGCCGCCCTGGGCAGCGCGCCCGCCCTCGCCGCCACCTACACCGTCAAGGCGGGAGACACGCTCTCCAAGATCGCCAGCGTGTACCGAATGGAACCCGCGCAGATCATGCGCCTGAACGGCCTGCGGTCTACCACCATCGAGATCGGGCAGAAGCTGAACCTGGGCAATGTGGCCGTGCCCGCGACCACCGCCCGCACGGCAGCCCCGGCGGCCCCCCGTGGCGGCGCGTTCGTGCGGGCCACCGCCTCACGCTTCCTGGGCATTCGCTACGCGCTGGGGGGCACGGGAGGCCGGGGCATCGACTGCTCGGGCTACACCTCGCTGGTGTTCAGGCAGCTCGGCATCACCCTGCCGCGCACGGCGGCCGCGCAGTGGCGCACGGGCTACGCGGTGAGCAGCCGCAACCTGATGCCCGGCGACCTCGTGTTCTTCAACACCACCGGCCGGGTCGCCAGCCACGTCGGCATCTATATCGGCGACGGCCTGATGGCGAACGCCAACAGCTACCAGGGCCGCACCGTGATCGAGCCGCTGTTCGGCAACCCCTACTGGGCGCAGCGCTACGTCGGCGCCCGCCGCGTCCTGAGCTGA
- the rimM gene encoding ribosome maturation factor RimM (Essential for efficient processing of 16S rRNA), producing the protein MNPPDDTTRLGHFLGPHGVSGGVKVYVLGDPAQLLELPRVWVEGRGWLRVRRADPLAPGVALHLAGITTREGAEALRGANVYAADADLPPLEEGEYYYHELRGLPVSSAAGERLGEVVDVQDAGHQDLLVVSHPGGEGFLPLQAPYVEVRLNAQGRPEAVALTDEAPAGLLGEEAEEA; encoded by the coding sequence ATGAATCCGCCGGACGACACCACCCGGCTGGGGCACTTCCTGGGACCACACGGCGTCTCGGGCGGCGTGAAGGTCTACGTGCTGGGCGACCCCGCGCAACTGCTGGAGCTGCCGCGCGTGTGGGTCGAGGGCCGGGGCTGGCTGCGGGTGCGCCGCGCCGACCCCCTCGCGCCGGGGGTGGCCCTGCATCTCGCGGGAATCACTACCCGCGAGGGCGCCGAGGCGTTGCGCGGCGCGAATGTCTACGCCGCCGACGCCGACCTCCCCCCGCTGGAGGAAGGCGAGTACTACTACCACGAGCTGCGCGGCCTGCCCGTGTCCAGCGCGGCGGGCGAGCGGCTGGGTGAGGTCGTGGACGTGCAGGACGCCGGGCATCAGGACCTGCTGGTCGTCTCACACCCCGGCGGCGAGGGCTTCCTGCCGCTGCAAGCGCCCTACGTGGAGGTCCGCCTGAATGCCCAGGGCCGTCCCGAGGCCGTCGCCCTGACCGACGAGGCTCCTGCCGGGCTGCTGGGCGAGGAGGCGGAGGAAGCGTGA
- a CDS encoding LEA type 2 family protein: MKRLSRLPFLAAPLLALSLSGCAPLASLQSVVQVPTFELQSVRLTRLSLPGGGNPALASVTVGLRVGNPNPLPVRLARVDARLVIDGEDVGAVTLPGVNLPARGEGPLVAEVRLPVTLTTAGAFLRVARGQEVAFRVDGSFTADFGPLGQPTFGPFTLAQGVWQQPAILPF; encoded by the coding sequence GTGAAGCGGCTCTCGCGTCTTCCCTTCCTCGCTGCGCCCCTGCTGGCGCTGTCCCTGTCCGGCTGTGCGCCGCTGGCCTCGCTGCAATCGGTGGTGCAGGTGCCCACCTTCGAGCTTCAGAGCGTGCGCCTGACCAGGCTCAGCCTGCCGGGGGGCGGCAACCCGGCCCTCGCGTCCGTCACGGTGGGCCTGCGGGTGGGCAATCCCAACCCCCTCCCCGTGCGCCTCGCGCGGGTGGATGCCCGGCTGGTCATTGACGGCGAGGATGTGGGCGCTGTCACCCTGCCCGGCGTCAACCTGCCCGCACGGGGCGAGGGGCCGCTCGTGGCCGAGGTGCGGCTGCCCGTCACGCTGACGACGGCCGGGGCCTTCCTGCGGGTGGCGCGGGGGCAGGAGGTGGCGTTCCGGGTGGACGGCAGCTTCACCGCCGACTTCGGGCCGCTGGGACAGCCCACCTTCGGGCCGTTCACGCTGGCGCAGGGCGTGTGGCAGCAGCCAGCGATCCTGCCGTTTTGA
- the serA gene encoding phosphoglycerate dehydrogenase, with the protein MTLPFPARPDPFPAAPLRVLICDEMNPGPLEHEGFEIDYEGNLPREETLRRLPDYDALITRSRTRVDRELLEAAGPRLRVIGRGGVGVDNIDLDACSRRGILVLNAPESNNVSAAELALAHLLAAARGLTRSDRRTRAGQWDRTFLGTELKDKTLGIVGLGRIGSIVADRAQGLRLNVVAHDPYVPENKFERLGVERAATLDELLDRVDFLTVHTPLTEETRGMIGERELARLKPGAVVVNAARGGIVDEGALAAALHRGHLLGAGIDVFVEEPPAPGHALLDAPNLSVTAHLGANTVEAQERVGAEIVGRVLAALHGDVSRGAVNAPALDPRTLEALGGYLDLGEKLGRILTQLLPGAHELEVTFRGDFPADPAPVVTAALVGYLSGSTDEVPNLINARALARERGLTLTVREEAQSPDYQTEVILRVTAHGEGGRPRTRTVGGTVFGRSPRLTRLRDFRVELAPEGFILIASNQDRPGAVAALSALLGEWGVNIAGMALGRAERGGQALFTLTLDDGLSAEQLGAIRALDMIDSAYLVQV; encoded by the coding sequence ATGACGCTGCCGTTCCCTGCCCGGCCGGACCCGTTCCCCGCCGCTCCATTGCGGGTGTTGATCTGCGACGAGATGAACCCCGGCCCCCTGGAGCACGAGGGCTTCGAGATCGACTATGAGGGCAACCTGCCGCGCGAGGAGACGCTGCGCCGCTTGCCGGACTACGACGCGCTGATCACCCGCAGCCGCACCCGCGTGGACCGCGAACTGCTGGAGGCGGCGGGGCCGAGACTCCGGGTGATCGGGCGCGGGGGCGTGGGGGTGGACAACATCGACCTCGACGCCTGCTCGCGCCGGGGCATCCTGGTGCTCAACGCGCCCGAGAGCAACAACGTCTCGGCCGCCGAACTCGCCCTCGCGCACCTGCTCGCCGCCGCGCGGGGCCTGACGCGTTCGGACCGCCGGACGCGGGCGGGGCAGTGGGACCGGACGTTCCTGGGCACGGAATTGAAAGACAAGACGCTGGGCATCGTGGGCCTGGGCCGCATCGGGTCCATCGTGGCCGACCGGGCGCAGGGGCTGAGGCTGAATGTGGTCGCCCACGACCCCTACGTCCCGGAGAACAAGTTCGAGCGCCTCGGCGTGGAGCGGGCCGCCACGCTGGACGAGCTGCTCGACCGGGTGGACTTCCTGACCGTCCATACCCCGCTGACCGAGGAAACGCGGGGAATGATCGGCGAGCGCGAACTCGCCCGGTTGAAACCCGGCGCGGTCGTCGTGAACGCGGCGCGGGGCGGCATCGTGGACGAGGGGGCGCTGGCGGCGGCCCTGCACCGGGGGCACCTGCTGGGCGCGGGGATAGACGTGTTCGTGGAGGAACCGCCCGCGCCGGGGCACGCCTTGCTGGACGCGCCCAACCTCAGTGTCACCGCGCACCTGGGCGCGAATACCGTGGAAGCCCAGGAGCGCGTCGGGGCCGAGATCGTGGGCCGGGTCCTCGCCGCCCTGCACGGGGACGTGAGCCGGGGGGCCGTGAACGCGCCCGCGCTGGACCCCCGCACCCTGGAGGCACTGGGCGGCTACCTCGACCTGGGCGAGAAGCTGGGGCGCATCCTGACCCAACTGCTGCCGGGTGCGCACGAACTGGAGGTGACCTTCCGGGGCGACTTTCCCGCCGACCCCGCGCCGGTCGTCACGGCGGCGCTGGTGGGCTACCTCTCGGGCAGCACCGACGAGGTGCCCAACCTGATCAACGCCCGCGCCCTGGCCCGCGAACGTGGCCTGACCCTGACCGTGCGCGAGGAGGCCCAGAGTCCCGACTACCAGACCGAGGTCATCCTGCGCGTGACCGCCCACGGCGAGGGGGGCCGCCCCCGCACCCGCACGGTGGGCGGCACCGTCTTCGGGCGCAGTCCCCGGCTGACCCGCTTGCGCGACTTCCGGGTGGAACTTGCCCCCGAGGGCTTCATCCTGATCGCCTCCAACCAGGACCGGCCCGGCGCGGTGGCCGCGCTCTCGGCCCTGCTGGGGGAGTGGGGCGTCAACATCGCGGGCATGGCGCTGGGCCGCGCCGAGCGGGGCGGGCAGGCCCTCTTTACCCTCACGCTGGATGACGGGCTGAGCGCCGAGCAGCTCGGGGCCATCCGGGCACTCGACATGATCGACTCGGCGTATCTGGTGCAGGTGTAG
- the aat gene encoding leucyl/phenylalanyl-tRNA--protein transferase yields MPHASHFLQHPDPLTREVARGYASGAFLMDNGEGVQWYAVETRALVPLTGAEGLHVARRLRRELGRFEVRVDTAFAQVVEGCRGRLPGSPERDGEWISPPLAELYAHLHRTGLAHSFEVWREGELAGGVLGLALGGAFIAESKFHRVRDASKVALVRLAGHLHARGFTLLDAQIQNPHIARLGVYEVGEGEYARRLHSALALDVDLHGPPITP; encoded by the coding sequence ATGCCCCACGCCTCCCACTTCCTCCAGCACCCGGACCCCCTGACCCGAGAGGTCGCGCGGGGGTACGCGTCGGGCGCCTTCCTGATGGACAACGGCGAGGGGGTCCAGTGGTACGCGGTGGAAACGCGGGCGCTGGTGCCGCTGACGGGGGCGGAGGGGCTGCATGTCGCGCGGCGGCTGCGGCGGGAACTGGGGCGCTTCGAGGTGCGGGTGGACACGGCCTTCGCGCAGGTCGTGGAGGGCTGCCGGGGCCGCCTGCCGGGGTCCCCCGAGCGCGACGGCGAGTGGATCAGCCCGCCGCTGGCCGAGCTGTACGCGCACCTGCACCGGACCGGACTGGCCCACTCCTTCGAGGTCTGGCGGGAGGGCGAACTCGCGGGCGGGGTATTGGGGCTCGCGCTGGGCGGGGCCTTTATCGCGGAGAGCAAATTTCACCGCGTCCGGGACGCGAGCAAGGTCGCCCTGGTGCGGCTGGCCGGGCACCTGCACGCGCGGGGCTTCACCCTGCTGGACGCGCAGATTCAGAACCCCCACATCGCCCGGCTGGGGGTCTACGAGGTGGGGGAGGGCGAGTACGCCCGGCGGCTGCACTCGGCACTGGCGCTGGACGTGGACCTGCACGGCCCGCCGATCACGCCCTAG
- a CDS encoding outer membrane lipoprotein carrier protein LolA, whose translation MKHFLPLLTLAALVSTAGAQTAQDILKRVDSAQKSAKDVSFRLTGSASLESQAQKIDLTVRSIPAQGVARIQFNAPDALADNIVVADRNEVRQYLFLTNQITVTPIKKATAQAGLGGLDFTRLSNVSDLLGDYTVRLLGTTTSGGNKVYQLEATPKNSGDKARVWITEAGWRPTRIQFLGSGNRVLADLNVSNYRVNSGLTVAGLKTLPKDAQVIRQ comes from the coding sequence GTGAAGCACTTTCTCCCCCTCCTGACCCTCGCCGCGCTGGTGTCCACAGCGGGCGCCCAGACCGCGCAGGACATCCTCAAGCGGGTGGACAGCGCCCAGAAGTCGGCCAAGGACGTGTCCTTCCGCCTGACCGGGAGCGCCTCGCTGGAATCGCAGGCCCAGAAGATCGACCTGACTGTGCGCTCCATTCCCGCGCAGGGTGTGGCCCGCATCCAGTTCAACGCGCCCGACGCGCTGGCCGACAACATCGTGGTGGCCGACCGCAACGAGGTCCGGCAGTACCTTTTCCTGACCAACCAGATCACGGTCACGCCCATCAAGAAGGCCACCGCTCAGGCGGGCCTCGGCGGGCTGGACTTCACCCGGCTGAGCAACGTCTCCGACCTGCTGGGCGACTACACCGTGCGGCTGCTGGGCACCACGACCTCCGGTGGCAACAAGGTCTACCAGCTTGAAGCCACCCCCAAGAACAGCGGCGACAAGGCCCGTGTGTGGATCACGGAAGCGGGCTGGCGCCCCACCCGCATTCAGTTCCTGGGCTCCGGCAACCGCGTGCTGGCGGACCTGAATGTCTCCAACTACCGCGTGAACAGCGGCCTGACGGTGGCGGGCCTCAAGACGCTGCCCAAGGACGCGCAGGTGATTCGTCAGTAA